The following DNA comes from Simkania negevensis Z.
TCAAGTTTGTCGCACTGAAGATCTCCTATCTTGTTATCCAAACCTTTATCATCTCATTGAAGGGACCATCACCACTTTTCTAGGCCAACTCTTCGATGAACCCTACGTTCTTTTTAAAGATAAACTCAATTATAAATGGCCGAATGGCGGAGCCTTTTCTCCTCATCAAGATCACCCAGCTTTTGAGCTCTTTGGCCCAACTGAATTCATTACCGCCATGGTTTGCATCGATGAAGCAACTCTTGAAAATGGTTGTCTTTATATTGCCGAGAATTGGAAGCAAGACCTCTTAACCGATGATCATACCATTCTCCCTTATGTTGTCGGTGGAAAAGATCATGGCACGATTCAAAAAATGTGGACTGACAAATTGAATTGGCTCCCCCTCAAAGCCTCACCTGGGGATCTCGTGATCTTCACGTCTTTTGTTCCTCATTACTCCGAAATTAACAAAAGTGAAGGGCCCAGAAGAGCTTTATTTTTGACTTATAATAAGTTATTCGAAGGTGACCTTCGCAAAACCTACTACTATATGAAACGAAATGACCCAGAAAATCCAGTTTTTCATTTTGCAACCCCAACGAAAGCTCGAAACAAATAGCCAGCCCCTGATTCTAGATCGAACATAAAAAGGTTTTAGAAACCTCAGCAAAACGCTCAGGTTGATCGTAGGGAATTCCATGGCCCGCTTCCTCGATTTGAACGATCTCTAAACGATGATTAAGACAAGTTAGTTCTTCTGCTACCGCTGTGGAAACGATTGCACCAATCCCACCCCTGAGGAGTAGGCTAGGAAGATCAAGAGTCTTGATCAATTTGATATAATCCGGGTTGGGTGGTTTCAAAATTTCAAAGGCGTGAATACTGGTTTGAAATCTTGCTCGTGCGATTTGCTGAATGAGCTCTTGAGAACGATGACTGTGCCTTATTCTCATTTCAGATAAAAAATCTTCAAATGATCGATCGAGAATTTTCTGATGCTGGGCCACGACACCACTTTCGTAAACTTCGACCTGCCGCTTGAGAGGCAAAAAAGTTGGATCAGCCAATACAACCCCTCTCAATTGCTCGGGGTTTTGACTGGCTGCTACAGCTGCCGTCATCCCTCCCATGGAATGACCTATTAGGACTGGAGGAGCTATCTCCAGGGCTTCGATCAAGCCTAAGACATCGGTGGCAAGATTGTCATAACTATAGCCCTGCTTGGGAGCACTGGAGTTTCCGTGACCCCGCGAATCCGGCATAATCACATCAAAATCTTCTTCCAGCACGCGAGCTAATGAGGTCCAACAAGTTCCATTTGTCATGAGTCCATGAAGCAAAACCACAGGAGGCTTGTGGCCACCTGTTCGCTGGTAGTGTATATTTATTCCATTAATTTTACAGACACCTGCTCTCCACTTAATCATCGTATCAGCTCGTAAAACATTTTTTAACCGTTGCCCAATCGGGCATAAACTGCTTTAGACCGCCTCTACAAATATAGGTTGAATCGGTCAATTTTCACATTCAATTAATTATTTAAAACCAAATCGATTATATACTCAAATAATCTCAAAAAACCCAGTTTTTCCTTTCTCAACCCCAACGAAGACTCGAAATAAATCAACCTCTCTTATATAATTTCTGACGAAATTCAAAGAAAAATGAGTGAACAATGTCGGAAGTTTCAGGCGTTACAGAAGGTGTAGATTTTGCCCTAGGGGTAACAATTGCAAGCCTCGATTCAAAAGAGGCTCAAGAAGACATCTATCCGGCTCCTTATGAAGCGTATCCCCTCCCGACAAGTGATAATTACGACAAAATTCCTTCTCTTGACCATCAACTCAAACTTTTTCTTACAAAAGGGGGGCCGAAAAAAAGATTTACCCACCTCTTAAGTCTTTATTTTGGGGAAGCACTTGTCGATCGCGTCATGAAACTCGACCAACATTCTACCTTACCCAACCGACTCGAAAAAGCCCAGTGCCTTCAACTTCTCGGGGGAATTGGTCACGTTCTTACTTTCGATGACCTTGAAAACTACTTTGCTGAGTTGAAATCAGGAACCCTCAAAACTGAAATCTTAAAATACGCTCAAATTCCTTCTCTTCGTATGTGGTGGTCACAAACAGCCGCACAGCTTCCCAATTTTTGGATAAACCATCTTGTTGAACTCTTTCGCAATCCGCTCCAATTCATTGACCCTAACCATGAATTTCCTCTTGGATTTGAACTTGAAGAAGCAGGGATTCACAAACGAAGAAGTCTCTCTTACACTTACTATGATTACGCCATTAAAAAACTCATGAAAGAAGGAGACCGATCCCGTCCTGAATTTTACTTGTCACATCGGGAACTTCTCGCAAAATTTATTTCTTATGGCGACACCTTTTCAACTCAAAAAGGAATGATCATACCTGTCTTTAATGAAAACACCGGACAAGTCGATTACTACCAGTTAGAAGCTCAAGTGCACTTGAGTGGACTCCACGGATATTTTCTAACTCCTCGAAATAAAGATGCAGGCCTCCCTGCACTGTTTACCTTTCGCGGAACCGATGGAGGAGCAAGTAAACACCGAGATTTAGACCCCAAAGGTGTCGGAAAGCAAGTTTTTGAAACATGCGCTCCTCAAATTGTCCAAATCTTAGAAAATTACGCCAAAAACACCGCAAATCCGAGACTTGAACTCATCGGACATTCTCTAGGTGCAGCTGACTGCCAGCGTACCCTTGTAGAGCTCGTTAAAGATGAAAGAGCTTCTCTCTTTCAAGAAATTAAACTCTTTGCTTTTTGCTCACCCAAACTCGACACCCCAACGATTGAACTTTGGCAAAAACGGCTCAATCAAATCGCTGATCAGGAAAAAAAACCGATCCTTCGGTTTTCATTTTCTTATCACCAAAATGACATCATTACCTGGACTGGTAACGCGAACCTTAAAGGCACAAATTCCTATTTCATTCAACGGAGTTATCTCATCGTGAAGTCTGACTCTGGAATTTCAGATACCATGCTTCACCACACAGCTCCTTTCTTCCGGTTTGGAAATTTCGACTTCGAAACAGACAAACGCTCATTCCAATTCGTCCAAAGCTACTCCCAAGAAGACCTTGATAGGCTGGTGTACAAACTCACAGAACTTGAAAACACCTCTTCTTGGTACATTTCCCTTAAGAGTTATTTTGTGGAAGTCGAAACGATTGAGCAGATCCGACAAAGGATCGAATTGATTAAACAAGAGCAAGCGAGGTTTGAAGAGTTTAAAGAGAAAGACTCTGAACAGTCCTGGTTTGTTTGGTCTGCATTGGGCGCACTCAATTATACACTCCAACCCATCGCTTACTATACTTACGGTTGGCTCATTGGAGCCGGACCTCAAAAAAGCAAGACTAACTAAGCTGCCCGCCTTGTAATTTTCGGACCATTACATGGTTTATCTTTAGGCCACAAAACTTTCCGCGACCAGTAGTTTGCACTCCATCTGTCATTTTTCGTGAGACGCCCGTACTTGTCACGAATATATGCAGTTCTTTTCAAAAAATTAACTTTTGCCTGTTTGCTGTAGTTATGGCCATACCCACACTCACCAAAGTGAATGATTTTTCCATAGCGGACGCCACGCACCATTTTCGTCGCCATCACCATCATTTTTTTATTTTTTCGCGTTGATTTTATAGGCATGTTTGGAGTCCACAAATGCCCTTTATAGAGGAACTTGT
Coding sequences within:
- a CDS encoding alpha/beta fold hydrolase, which codes for MIKWRAGVCKINGINIHYQRTGGHKPPVVLLHGLMTNGTCWTSLARVLEEDFDVIMPDSRGHGNSSAPKQGYSYDNLATDVLGLIEALEIAPPVLIGHSMGGMTAAVAASQNPEQLRGVVLADPTFLPLKRQVEVYESGVVAQHQKILDRSFEDFLSEMRIRHSHRSQELIQQIARARFQTSIHAFEILKPPNPDYIKLIKTLDLPSLLLRGGIGAIVSTAVAEELTCLNHRLEIVQIEEAGHGIPYDQPERFAEVSKTFLCSI
- a CDS encoding phytanoyl-CoA dioxygenase family protein, whose amino-acid sequence is MRNFIIFLLFSISCFANSSDQKEFFQERGFLWVKNFFSEKQVAMLRSISDEINETAKGLLLLDDQGKGLAQTIPGVPIVVAEALNPYQVCRTEDLLSCYPNLYHLIEGTITTFLGQLFDEPYVLFKDKLNYKWPNGGAFSPHQDHPAFELFGPTEFITAMVCIDEATLENGCLYIAENWKQDLLTDDHTILPYVVGGKDHGTIQKMWTDKLNWLPLKASPGDLVIFTSFVPHYSEINKSEGPRRALFLTYNKLFEGDLRKTYYYMKRNDPENPVFHFATPTKARNK